A single genomic interval of Legionella israelensis harbors:
- a CDS encoding Bax inhibitor-1/YccA family protein, producing MNRNNITILNQQKESVLATNKVLRNTYLLLSMTFFFSAFCAYLSFAFAVKPLNPLFMIVGAYGLMFLTHALRNSALGLISVFAFTGFMGYTLGPLLSFYIANFSNGPQLITTALGGTGMIFFALSGYALTTRKDFSFLGGFLFVGVMIALLAMIAGIFFNIPALHLAVSAAFVLISSGLILFQTSEIIHGGETNYISATVTLFVSIYNLFVSLLNLLSAFSGRD from the coding sequence ATGAACCGCAATAACATTACCATATTAAATCAACAAAAAGAGTCCGTGCTCGCAACCAATAAGGTTCTGCGCAACACCTATCTTTTATTGAGCATGACATTTTTCTTTTCTGCCTTTTGTGCTTATCTATCTTTTGCTTTCGCAGTAAAACCACTGAATCCATTGTTTATGATAGTTGGCGCTTATGGCTTGATGTTTTTAACACATGCCTTACGAAACAGTGCACTTGGATTAATCAGCGTATTTGCCTTTACAGGTTTTATGGGATACACCTTAGGGCCTTTACTCAGCTTTTACATTGCTAATTTTTCCAATGGCCCACAATTGATAACCACAGCGCTTGGCGGAACAGGCATGATTTTCTTTGCCTTATCCGGATACGCTTTAACAACAAGAAAAGATTTCAGTTTTTTGGGTGGTTTTCTTTTTGTAGGTGTAATGATCGCCTTGCTAGCCATGATCGCAGGTATATTCTTTAATATTCCTGCTCTCCATTTGGCAGTCTCTGCCGCTTTCGTGCTGATTTCCTCTGGATTAATTCTCTTTCAAACCAGTGAAATTATTCATGGTGGAGAAACCAACTACATTTCCGCTACGGTGACATTATTTGTATCCATCTATAATCTTTTTGTCAGCCTGCTGAATCTGTTAAGTGCATTTTCAGGACGTGACTAA
- the recA gene encoding recombinase RecA, which yields MEENKQKALTAALAQIERQFGKGSVMRMGDSTVSRDIEAISTGSLGLDIALGIGGLPRGRVVEIYGPESSGKTTLTLQVIAECQKKGGTAAFVDAEHALDPSYAAKLGVNVDDLLVSQPDTGEQALEITDMLVRSSAVDVVIVDSVAALTPKAEIEGEMGDAHVGLQARLMSQALRKLTANIKRSNTLVVFINQIRMKIGVMFGNPETTTGGNALKFYASVRLDIRRTGSIKKGEEIYGNETRVKVVKNKVAPPFKTTDFDILYNEGISRESEIINLGVQLNLIEKAGAWYSYNQEKIGQGKENVRVYLKENPQITATIEQKIREQLLTKPLSTVQESAELVDD from the coding sequence ATGGAAGAGAATAAACAAAAAGCTTTAACTGCCGCACTCGCACAAATAGAACGACAATTCGGTAAAGGCTCTGTGATGCGTATGGGAGACAGCACGGTCAGTCGCGATATTGAAGCCATTTCTACCGGCTCGCTAGGTCTGGATATTGCTCTCGGTATAGGTGGATTGCCAAGAGGAAGAGTCGTTGAGATTTATGGTCCTGAATCTTCAGGAAAAACCACGTTAACCTTGCAGGTTATCGCAGAATGTCAGAAGAAAGGGGGTACCGCTGCTTTTGTGGATGCTGAGCATGCGCTGGACCCTAGTTATGCAGCAAAACTTGGTGTGAATGTAGATGATTTGTTAGTATCGCAGCCAGACACCGGAGAGCAGGCTTTGGAAATTACCGATATGCTTGTACGTTCTTCTGCTGTGGATGTGGTGATCGTTGATTCAGTAGCCGCCTTGACACCCAAAGCCGAGATTGAAGGAGAAATGGGAGATGCTCACGTGGGTTTGCAGGCACGCTTAATGTCTCAGGCTCTGCGCAAACTGACCGCAAATATTAAACGCTCAAATACTTTGGTTGTATTTATCAACCAGATTCGTATGAAAATTGGTGTAATGTTTGGAAATCCTGAAACCACGACGGGAGGTAATGCACTTAAATTTTATGCTTCCGTACGTTTGGATATCCGTCGAACAGGCTCCATTAAAAAAGGCGAAGAAATTTATGGTAATGAAACGCGAGTGAAAGTGGTGAAAAATAAAGTGGCTCCTCCTTTCAAAACCACTGATTTTGATATTCTTTATAATGAAGGAATTTCCCGGGAGAGTGAAATTATTAATTTAGGTGTACAATTGAACCTAATTGAAAAGGCCGGGGCCTGGTACAGTTATAATCAGGAAAAAATTGGGCAGGGCAAGGAAAATGTACGTGTTTATCTTAAGGAGAACCCGCAGATAACGGCAACCATTGAACAGAAAATCCGCGAACAACTCCTGACCAAACCCCTTTCCACTGTTCAGGAGTCCGCAGAGTTAGTGGATGATTAA
- the recX gene encoding recombination regulator RecX, with protein MIKAFDNAARLLARREHGAQELIHKLMQKGYTREEADDALAKCQHLGLQNEKRFIEAVLNLRMRQGYGPQKIKQELQSKQVDSELLDDLLLDEEMDWLGCALKVWYKKNKDIELDFVQLQKMKRFLLYRGFPSDIIQQVVCEVKPTS; from the coding sequence ATGATTAAGGCTTTTGATAATGCAGCGCGCCTGTTAGCCAGGCGTGAGCATGGTGCACAAGAGTTAATCCATAAATTGATGCAGAAAGGCTATACTCGAGAAGAGGCAGATGATGCACTTGCTAAATGCCAGCACTTGGGTTTACAAAATGAAAAGCGTTTTATTGAAGCTGTCTTGAATTTAAGAATGCGTCAGGGATATGGCCCGCAAAAAATTAAGCAGGAATTGCAGTCGAAGCAGGTTGACTCTGAGCTGCTTGACGATCTTTTGCTTGATGAAGAGATGGATTGGTTAGGCTGTGCTCTGAAAGTCTGGTATAAAAAAAACAAGGATATTGAACTTGATTTTGTTCAATTGCAAAAAATGAAGCGATTTTTGCTTTACCGTGGATTTCCTTCAGATATTATTCAACAGGTGGTTTGTGAAGTTAAGCCGACCAGTTAG